A DNA window from Boseongicola sp. contains the following coding sequences:
- a CDS encoding PIN domain-containing protein, whose product MKVLIDACALFPTVLREIVIGAAGQGAFTPVWSARILEEWRHAAGKKSPQDQAIAEVEIATLRHAFPDAEVPESRETQLRLSLPDLDDIHVLTAAIDGGAGELLTLNVKDFPTRTLAREAVLLRQPDEFLLEIFHNDPKVMQEIVGNVLQKAAHHGIKVSNPRAVLKRARLPRLGKALYAS is encoded by the coding sequence ATGAAGGTGCTGATCGACGCTTGCGCTTTGTTCCCGACAGTCCTGCGCGAAATAGTGATTGGGGCCGCCGGGCAGGGCGCTTTCACGCCCGTTTGGTCCGCGCGGATACTAGAGGAATGGCGGCACGCGGCAGGCAAGAAAAGCCCACAGGATCAAGCAATCGCCGAGGTTGAAATCGCCACTCTGCGCCACGCATTCCCCGATGCCGAAGTGCCCGAGAGCCGCGAAACCCAACTGCGCCTGTCATTGCCTGACCTGGACGACATTCATGTTCTCACGGCGGCCATCGACGGCGGTGCGGGCGAACTTCTGACGCTCAACGTCAAAGACTTCCCAACCCGGACACTTGCCCGCGAAGCGGTTCTGCTGCGCCAGCCTGATGAATTCTTGTTGGAGATATTTCACAATGATCCCAAAGTGATGCAGGAAATTGTTGGGAATGTTCTGCAAAAAGCTGCGCACCATGGGATCAAAGTCTCCAACCCGCGTGCGGTGCTGAAACGCGCGCGTTTGCCGCGTCTTGGCAAGGCGCTTTACGCGTCCTGA
- a CDS encoding M48 family metalloprotease, translated as MIKFTPILLAILYGLVMYRFSVWRTGRELDAKSSELADPMLKVLTDRMAASLDLPRIRVHLYEIDPVNGLAAPDGRIFITRGFYQKYRSGEVSADEMASVIAHELGHVALGHSRRRMIDFSGQNALRTALAMVLSRFLPGIGVMIANFMATLLAARLSRSDEYEADAYASALLVKSGIGTAPQKSLFTKLETLTGARGAATPAWILSHPKTKDRIAAIEKLEVKWSQSGQDA; from the coding sequence ATGATCAAGTTCACCCCCATACTTCTGGCCATTCTTTATGGTTTGGTGATGTATCGCTTTTCCGTCTGGCGGACGGGCCGCGAATTGGATGCCAAGTCAAGCGAACTGGCTGACCCCATGCTGAAAGTGCTGACCGACCGTATGGCGGCGTCGTTGGATTTGCCCCGCATTCGCGTGCATCTTTATGAGATTGACCCGGTCAACGGATTGGCCGCGCCGGATGGGCGGATTTTCATCACCCGCGGGTTTTACCAGAAGTATCGCAGTGGCGAGGTCTCGGCGGACGAAATGGCAAGCGTCATCGCCCATGAATTGGGGCATGTTGCCTTGGGCCATTCCCGCCGCCGGATGATCGATTTCTCAGGACAAAATGCGCTGCGCACCGCTTTGGCCATGGTTCTGTCGCGATTCCTGCCGGGGATCGGGGTAATGATCGCGAATTTCATGGCGACTTTGCTGGCAGCACGGCTTAGCCGGTCGGACGAATACGAGGCGGATGCCTATGCCTCGGCATTGCTGGTGAAATCAGGTATTGGGACTGCGCCGCAGAAATCGCTGTTTACCAAGTTGGAAACATTGACCGGAGCGCGCGGCGCGGCCACACCGGCCTGGATCTTGAGCCATCCGAAAACCAAGGACCGGATCGCGGCGATTGAAAAGCTGGAAGTGAAGTGGTCGCAGTCAGGTCAGGACGCGTAA
- a CDS encoding GNAT family N-acetyltransferase, with protein MQDTIFTIREARLADMDRLLDLEYRAFLGLNDGNYTEEILKLFIGEMKRVTPELLAEGRYYVFEDEDGDIIASGGWSQETPGYAHGIEGHAEEYRSDEGVVRAMYVSPDMARRGLGRKMMELIEERAMAEGVRKLAMSATIMGAGLYSACGYKITGPTIIALSEGRQITGHEMEKILVPNGQSIADIAGAAA; from the coding sequence ATGCAAGATACAATTTTCACAATCAGAGAAGCTCGGCTCGCAGATATGGATCGTTTGCTGGACCTTGAGTATCGTGCCTTTCTTGGACTGAACGACGGCAACTACACCGAAGAAATTCTGAAACTGTTCATCGGCGAAATGAAAAGGGTCACACCGGAATTGCTCGCAGAAGGCAGATACTACGTTTTCGAAGACGAAGACGGAGATATTATCGCCAGTGGAGGCTGGTCGCAGGAAACGCCGGGCTATGCCCATGGCATTGAAGGTCATGCCGAAGAATACCGCAGCGACGAAGGTGTTGTGCGCGCCATGTATGTCTCGCCGGATATGGCGCGGCGTGGTTTGGGCCGAAAGATGATGGAACTGATCGAAGAAAGGGCCATGGCCGAAGGTGTGCGCAAGCTGGCGATGTCAGCGACAATTATGGGTGCCGGACTATACAGCGCCTGCGGATATAAAATCACGGGACCAACCATCATCGCCCTGTCTGAAGGACGCCAAATTACCGGCCATGAGATGGAAAAGATATTGGTCCCAAACGGCCAATCCATCGCTGACATTGCCGGGGCCGCTGCCTGA
- a CDS encoding LysR family transcriptional regulator encodes MTMDIDTLRTFLAITETGSFTGAGSRVGRTQSAISQQIRKLEDRLGVSLLVRGGQGTSLTAAGTRLVPLAREVIDAHDRALAAFGGEGRGGRVALGVPELYGERLVPLILPEFREKYPDVEVTIEQNETAGLLQSLNSGRLDMTLFTDAEGAVGVGPALYRNEVVWACAKDLELEKLRPLPVVVWREGSHHRRVMLGGLDRAGLPYRIALSTQSVSGIMSAVSAGIGLGMILRLNLSKDMREVPASVGLPKPTPPVLYLAEHESTVRNPAAIAMARHVRETVPNLKMTQN; translated from the coding sequence ATGACCATGGACATTGATACACTGCGCACTTTCTTGGCGATTACTGAAACCGGCAGCTTCACCGGGGCCGGGTCTCGTGTGGGTCGAACCCAATCGGCCATTAGCCAGCAAATTCGTAAACTAGAAGACCGTCTCGGCGTTTCGCTATTGGTGCGCGGCGGTCAGGGCACCAGTCTGACAGCCGCTGGCACGCGCCTTGTGCCGCTGGCACGCGAGGTAATCGATGCACATGACCGTGCATTAGCTGCCTTCGGTGGCGAGGGCAGAGGCGGGCGCGTTGCCCTTGGCGTGCCAGAACTTTACGGCGAGCGTCTTGTGCCGCTGATCTTGCCTGAATTCCGGGAAAAATACCCTGACGTCGAAGTCACAATTGAGCAAAACGAAACGGCGGGTCTGTTACAGTCGTTAAACTCTGGTCGCCTTGACATGACCTTGTTCACAGATGCCGAAGGTGCGGTCGGGGTCGGTCCGGCGTTATATCGCAACGAGGTTGTCTGGGCCTGCGCAAAAGACCTTGAGCTTGAGAAATTGCGTCCTTTACCGGTCGTCGTCTGGCGCGAAGGGTCGCATCACAGACGGGTCATGTTGGGCGGTCTGGATCGCGCCGGCCTGCCATATCGTATCGCTTTATCTACCCAATCGGTCAGCGGCATCATGTCGGCGGTCAGTGCCGGTATCGGTTTGGGGATGATATTGAGGCTGAATCTGAGCAAAGACATGCGCGAGGTTCCGGCATCTGTGGGATTGCCGAAGCCGACCCCACCGGTCCTGTACCTTGCCGAGCATGAAAGCACCGTTCGCAATCCAGCCGC